In one window of Niallia sp. Man26 DNA:
- a CDS encoding sugar ABC transporter permease yields MLTAKSTPYFFIGPALLLFLAFTVYPIIASFLLSFKTKVMGEFTFSGLANYTRLFSDPLFYKALGNTFIILIVQVPIMLLIAVILAVFLNSTLLKMKGFYRVAFFTPAVTSLVAASVIFVLMLNTDYGLINYLLSSIGVEKVGWLTDPFWARVSLIVVTTWRWTGYNMVILLAGLQSIPHSLYEAASIDGAGSIRKFFTITIPQLKPVLLFTFILSTIGSFQLFDEPYNLTSGGPNNATLTLTYYLYNQAFGYFDFGYASAIAYVIVIFIAFFSWIQFKVVRDD; encoded by the coding sequence CTGCTTACCGCTAAAAGTACACCCTATTTCTTTATTGGGCCAGCTCTTCTGCTGTTTTTAGCTTTTACCGTTTATCCAATTATCGCTTCCTTCTTACTGAGCTTTAAGACAAAGGTTATGGGGGAGTTTACATTTTCTGGTTTGGCAAATTACACTAGACTGTTTAGTGACCCGCTATTTTATAAAGCTTTGGGAAATACATTCATTATTTTAATCGTCCAAGTTCCAATTATGTTGCTTATAGCAGTTATATTAGCTGTTTTCCTTAATTCAACATTACTAAAAATGAAAGGCTTTTACAGAGTAGCCTTTTTCACTCCAGCTGTTACTTCGTTAGTTGCAGCGTCTGTCATATTTGTTCTTATGTTAAATACAGATTATGGATTAATCAATTATTTATTATCCTCTATTGGGGTGGAGAAGGTTGGTTGGTTAACAGATCCATTTTGGGCAAGGGTTTCCTTAATCGTCGTAACCACCTGGAGATGGACGGGGTATAATATGGTCATTCTTCTCGCAGGGCTGCAAAGTATCCCCCACAGTCTTTATGAAGCGGCTAGTATTGATGGAGCAGGCTCCATTCGTAAATTTTTTACGATAACGATTCCACAATTAAAGCCAGTATTATTATTTACTTTCATCCTCTCCACAATTGGATCATTCCAATTGTTTGATGAACCTTATAATTTAACAAGCGGTGGACCAAACAATGCAACACTTACTTTAACCTACTACTTATACAACCAGGCCTTTGGTTACTTTGACTTTGGGTATGCTTCTGCGATTGCTTATGTCATTGTAATATTTATTGCATTCTTTTCTTGGATTCAATTTAAAGTAGTGAGGGATGACTAA
- a CDS encoding carbohydrate ABC transporter permease — protein sequence MGNHKLLKKTSLHIFLLIGVVISLAPFYWMVVGATNPSGDVLSFPPKLVPGDYLFENYKNLSESIDIVQAVLNSSVISIIYVLMSLLVCSTAGYAFAKYKFKGNNLIFASFLLAMMIPYQATIIPLFQVFGSLDWINTYRAVLLPQICYPFAIFLIRQNMKGIPDSLLEAARIDGAGELYIFFRIVLPTMKPTLAAVSIFLFTHQWNNFMWPLIVMTTQENYTLPVALSTLAGLNSIDYGQLMLGTTISVLPIMIVFLLLQKHFVSGILGGSIKE from the coding sequence ATGGGAAATCATAAATTGCTGAAAAAAACTTCTTTACACATTTTTCTACTAATAGGGGTTGTCATATCTCTAGCTCCTTTTTATTGGATGGTGGTAGGAGCTACTAACCCATCTGGGGACGTGTTATCCTTTCCACCTAAACTGGTGCCAGGAGATTATTTATTTGAGAACTATAAAAACTTAAGTGAATCAATTGATATTGTTCAAGCAGTTCTTAATTCATCTGTCATTTCCATTATTTATGTACTTATGAGTTTATTAGTCTGTTCGACAGCAGGATATGCTTTTGCTAAATATAAATTTAAAGGAAATAATCTGATTTTTGCATCCTTCCTGCTTGCGATGATGATTCCATATCAAGCAACAATCATTCCATTATTCCAAGTATTTGGTTCATTAGATTGGATTAACACCTACCGAGCTGTTCTATTACCACAAATTTGCTATCCTTTTGCCATTTTTTTGATAAGGCAAAATATGAAGGGTATTCCAGATTCATTGTTAGAAGCAGCTAGGATAGATGGGGCAGGGGAATTGTATATATTTTTTAGAATAGTGTTACCAACCATGAAGCCTACTTTGGCTGCAGTCAGTATTTTCTTGTTTACACACCAATGGAATAATTTTATGTGGCCATTAATTGTCATGACAACACAAGAAAACTATACACTGCCTGTTGCGTTATCTACCCTTGCAGGACTTAATTCTATCGATTATGGACAATTGATGTTAGGCACAACTATTTCTGTACTTCCAATTATGATAGTTTTCCTCCTTCTTCAAAAGCACTTTGTATCGGGGATTCTTGGAGGGTCTATTAAGGAATAG